A genomic stretch from Psilocybe cubensis strain MGC-MH-2018 chromosome 1, whole genome shotgun sequence includes:
- a CDS encoding Pre-mRNA-processing factor 17, with product MSLSIAYSSDEEDVGSISKDAFGLSSLPSAKKLRVEEGPAQSAPRDAAPHVLAEDPLNMTSLVTRPSDTQMNVNIPYKDLTLPIQGPENPFGDRGRFMNQNALAGHVEEQSMSEHAFRAQHLTHSILGYSANPSIDPNAPAVLGSLENAKANNFSTIDTLRATRDQKRELKRKRKQKGDLSVVDGEGAYVGPWATWEGEEPQQHFLSGLEGTGEDDDEAEEEEEPEPQFVGKKPKPKRGEGQETSVFHGKSMTDYQGRTYMSPPVAEAPNLLQEAGSQDCFIPKVCIHTWTGHTQGVSVIRTFPETGHLLLSGSMDTKIKLWDVYTHGNCLRTFHGHTKAVKDVSFSNDGRQFLSCGYDRQMKLWDTETGQCLKRFSNGKIPYVIRFHPDEDKQNIFLAGMSDKKIIQYDMNSGEITQEYDQHLGPVNTITFVDENRRFVTTSDDKTIRAWDFDIPVVIKYIAEPHMHSMPAVTLHPSKKYFAAQSLDNQILIYSTDNFRQNRKKRFAGHSVAGYACQVGFSPDGKWISSGDGEGNVVFWDWKTGRIKSRLKAHSKVVIAHEWLPHESSKVITASWDGLIKLWD from the exons ATGTCGCTTTCTATAGCATACTCCTctgacgaggaggatgtaGGATCCATTTCCAAGGATGCTTTTGGCCTATCTTCTCTCCCAAGCGCAAAGAAGTTGCGCGTTGAGGAAGGACCGGCCCAGTCTGCCCCGAGGGATGCTGCCCCACATGTTCTAGCAGAG GATCCTCTAAACATGACTTCTTTGGTTACTCGGCCGAGTGATACGCAAATGAATGTGAATATCCCATACAAGGATTTGACTCTTCCAATCCAAGGACCAGAGAATCCTTTTGGAGACAGAGGACGATTCATGAACCAAAATGCCCTTGCTGGACATGTGGAAGAGCAGTCCATGTCAGAGCATGCGTTTCGTGCCCAACATCTCACCCATTCCATTTTGGGCTACTCTGCCAATCCTTCCATTGATCCAAACGCGCCCGCTGTCTTGGGCTCCCTGGAAAACGCAAAAGCTAATAATTTTTCAACCATTGATACTCTTCGCGCTACAAGAGACCAAAAGCGAGAGCTCAAACGGAAAAGAAAGCAGAAAGGCGACTTGTCCGTCGTTGATGGTGAGGGCGCTTATGTTGGACCTTGGGCTACgtgggagggagaggagccACAACAACATTTCCTGTCTGGATTGGAAGGCACTggtgaagatgatgatgaggcggaagaggaagaagagccaGAACCTCAATTTGTTGGcaaaaagccaaagccaaaacGCGGAGAAGGCCAAGAAACCTCTGTTTTCCATGGCAAATCTATGACAGATTACCAAGGCCGGACTTATATGTCACCGCCTGTTGCTGAAGCACCAAACCTGCTTCAGGAAGCTGGCTCACAGGATTGTTTCATTCCAAAAGTTTGCATACATACCTGGACTGGACATACCCAGGGAGTCTCAGTTATTCGCACTTTCCCCGAAACAGGACATCTATTATTGAGTGGATCTATGGACACAAAAATCAAA CTTTGGGACGTCTATACCCACGGAAATTGTTTGAGAACATTCCATGGTCATACTAAAGCGGTCAAGgatgtttctttttcaaacGATGGGCGGCAATTTTTGTCATGTGGTTATGATCGCCAAATGAAACTGTGGGATACAGAAACTGGCCAGTGCTTGAAGCGGTTTAGCAATGGTAAAATACCATATGTTATCCGCTTTCACCCCGATGAAGATAAACAGAATATCTTCCTCGCCGGTATGTCCGACAAGAAAATCATTCAG TATGATATGAATTCAGGCGAAATAACACAAGAATACGACCAACATCTTGGACCTGTAAACACCATCACTTTTGTTGACGAAAATCGACGCTTTGTGACGACATCTGACGACAAAACGATCCGTGCATGGGATTTCGATATCCCAGTCGTCATCAAATATATTGCCGAACCTCACATGCATTCCATGCCAGCCGTCACTCTTCATCCATCGA AGAAATATTTCGCCGCACAGTCTCTTGACAATCAGATACTGATTTACAGTACGGATAACTTCCGGCAGAATCGCAAGAAGCGTTTCGCTGGTCATTCAGTTGCTGGCTATGCGTGTCAGGTCGGATTCTCTCCGGATGGAAAATGGATCAGTAGTGGAGATGGCGAAGGCAATGTTGTATTTTGGGATTGGAAAACAGGGCGCATTAAATCCCGACTAAAAGCCCATTCCAAAGTTGTCATCGCCCATGAATGGCTACCTCACGAAAGT TCCAAAGTGATAACGGCGTCATGGGATGGCCTCATCAAGCTTTGG GACTGA